The following are encoded in a window of Providencia rettgeri genomic DNA:
- the cyaY gene encoding iron donor protein CyaY yields the protein MNDSEFHQRAETLLSTIEEHLDHYDGDADIDCEINGGVMTLSFEDGSKIIINKQEAFHQIWLATKQGGYHYDYQDGHWICDRSGHEFKAKLAEAIAFQSQEPFSF from the coding sequence GTGAATGATAGCGAATTTCATCAACGAGCGGAAACGCTGCTTAGCACCATTGAAGAACATTTAGATCATTATGATGGCGATGCTGACATTGATTGTGAAATTAATGGTGGCGTGATGACTTTAAGTTTTGAAGATGGCAGCAAAATTATTATCAATAAGCAAGAAGCTTTTCACCAAATATGGTTAGCCACCAAACAAGGTGGATATCACTATGATTATCAAGATGGGCATTGGATTTGTGACCGTTCAGGTCATGAGTTTAAAGCAAAATTGGCTGAAGCTATCGCGTTTCAAAGCCAAGAGCCGTTTTCTTTTTAA
- the dapF gene encoding diaminopimelate epimerase — translation MQFSKMHGLGNDFMVVDGVTQNVYFSPELICRLADRHTGVGFDQLLLVEAPYDPDLDFHYRIFNADGSEVAQCGNGARCFARFVRLKGLTNKQKIKVSTQSGRMTLTINENDDVSVNMGEPDFEPQRVPFRAIKEEKTYIIRAQERTVLCGVVSMGNPHCVIQVESIHTAEVEILGPALESHERFPERANIGFMEVVSAEHIRLRVYERGAGETQACGSGACAAVAVGISQGLLAKRVHVDLPGGSLAISWDGPGTPLYMTGPATHVYDGVIQI, via the coding sequence ATGCAATTCTCTAAAATGCATGGCTTAGGCAATGACTTTATGGTGGTTGATGGAGTGACCCAAAATGTGTATTTCTCCCCTGAATTGATTTGTCGCTTAGCCGATAGACATACCGGGGTGGGGTTCGATCAGCTTTTGCTGGTTGAGGCGCCTTATGATCCAGACCTCGATTTTCATTATCGTATTTTTAATGCCGATGGTAGTGAAGTTGCACAGTGTGGGAATGGGGCACGTTGTTTTGCACGTTTTGTTCGCCTTAAGGGATTAACGAATAAGCAAAAAATAAAGGTCAGCACCCAATCCGGCCGCATGACATTAACCATTAATGAAAATGATGATGTCAGTGTGAATATGGGGGAGCCTGATTTCGAGCCGCAGAGAGTTCCATTTCGCGCTATTAAAGAAGAAAAAACGTATATTATTCGAGCACAAGAACGTACAGTATTATGTGGTGTTGTTTCAATGGGTAACCCACATTGTGTTATTCAAGTTGAAAGTATCCATACTGCTGAAGTCGAGATTTTAGGACCTGCGCTCGAAAGCCATGAGCGTTTCCCTGAACGTGCTAATATTGGTTTTATGGAAGTTGTTAGCGCAGAACATATTCGTTTACGTGTTTACGAACGTGGTGCCGGCGAAACGCAAGCTTGTGGAAGCGGTGCATGTGCCGCTGTTGCTGTTGGGATCTCTCAAGGTTTATTAGCTAAACGGGTTCATGTGGACTTACCAGGCGGTTCTCTGGCGATTTCTTGGGACGGGCCAGGAACGCCTTTGTATATGACGGGGCCTGCGACACACGTTTATGATGGAGTGATCCAAATCTAA
- the hemY gene encoding protoheme IX biogenesis protein HemY gives MIKVLILFLVLIAGVILGPLLAGHQGYVFIRTDNYDITTSVTSLVLAFILLQFVLLFLGWCYRRFISTTSRTKGWVSGRKYHKAHTQTQKALLKLAEGDFEQVEKLMSKHADFSQQPVINYLMAAEAAQQRGDEYRTHQYLDRAAEAAGSDQLPVDICRVRIQLAEGEVHAARNGIDKLIDKAPRHPEVLRLAEQAYLRSGAYQALIELLPVMAKIQFHSEDELDALKLKAYKGLMNQCMAEGGSNGLKDWWKSQPRRVRHETALQAFLAEHLIECGDTKSAEKMIIDGLKQQYDERLLLLVPKINSDHPEAIEKTLLHLQKQNGATPLLNSTLGILSLHNAQWEKAEAYFKAALAQRFDVQDASWLADTYDKLHKPNEAAKIRQEALTHSLKQERT, from the coding sequence ATGATTAAGGTATTAATCCTGTTTCTGGTTCTGATTGCAGGTGTGATCTTAGGGCCGCTACTGGCTGGTCATCAAGGCTATGTCTTTATTCGTACAGATAACTACGATATTACCACCAGTGTTACCAGCTTAGTTTTAGCTTTTATTTTGTTGCAATTTGTTCTGCTATTCCTTGGCTGGTGTTATCGCCGTTTTATCAGTACAACTTCACGGACAAAAGGATGGGTTAGCGGACGTAAATACCATAAAGCGCATACTCAGACCCAAAAAGCATTGCTGAAATTAGCTGAAGGTGATTTTGAGCAAGTTGAAAAGCTGATGAGTAAGCACGCCGATTTTTCTCAACAACCTGTCATTAACTATTTAATGGCGGCTGAAGCGGCGCAGCAACGCGGTGATGAGTATCGTACTCATCAATATTTAGACCGTGCTGCTGAAGCTGCTGGCAGCGACCAACTTCCTGTTGATATTTGCCGAGTGCGCATTCAATTAGCTGAAGGTGAAGTCCATGCTGCACGTAATGGTATTGATAAGCTAATTGATAAAGCCCCAAGGCATCCAGAAGTTTTACGTCTCGCGGAACAAGCTTATTTGCGTTCAGGGGCTTATCAAGCACTGATTGAGTTACTCCCCGTCATGGCCAAGATACAGTTCCACAGCGAAGACGAGCTTGATGCATTAAAACTGAAAGCTTACAAAGGGTTAATGAACCAATGTATGGCTGAAGGTGGAAGCAATGGTCTTAAAGATTGGTGGAAATCACAACCTCGCCGTGTTCGTCATGAAACTGCTCTTCAGGCTTTCTTAGCCGAGCATCTCATTGAATGTGGTGACACCAAAAGTGCAGAAAAAATGATTATTGATGGGTTAAAGCAACAGTACGATGAGCGCTTACTCCTGTTAGTGCCCAAAATTAACAGCGATCACCCAGAAGCCATTGAAAAAACGTTATTACATTTGCAAAAACAAAATGGTGCAACACCTTTATTAAACAGTACATTAGGTATTTTATCGTTACATAATGCCCAGTGGGAAAAAGCAGAAGCTTACTTCAAAGCAGCTTTAGCACAACGCTTTGATGTTCAAGATGCTTCATGGCTGGCAGATACCTACGATAAGCTGCATAAACCAAACGAGGCCGCCAAGATCCGCCAAGAGGCTTTAACCCATTCATTGAAACAAGAACGTACTTAA
- the hemC gene encoding hydroxymethylbilane synthase, whose protein sequence is MTSTHIVRIATRKSPLALWQAHFVKDKLELLHPGLQVELVPMVTKGDIILDTPLAKVGGKGLFVKELELALLEGRADIAVHSMKDVPVEFPEGLGLVTICEREDPRDAFVSNQYDNIDALPKGSIVGTSSLRRQCQLRELRPDLIIRDLRGNVGTRLSKLDNGEYDAIILAVAGLKRLGLEERIRTPLEPEQCLPAVGQGAVGIECRLDDTVTRELLTALNDDVTSICVLAERAMNMRLEGGCQVPIGSYAIWQNNKIWLRALVGAPDGSVIIRGERLIAPQEASQAGISLAEELLAQGAREILAEVYKGNPPA, encoded by the coding sequence ATGACATCAACACATATCGTGCGTATTGCAACGCGTAAAAGTCCCCTCGCCCTATGGCAAGCGCATTTTGTCAAAGATAAATTAGAGCTGCTTCACCCCGGTTTACAGGTTGAACTGGTCCCTATGGTAACAAAGGGTGACATTATTCTTGACACCCCGCTCGCCAAAGTTGGTGGAAAAGGGTTATTTGTCAAAGAACTGGAGCTTGCGCTATTAGAAGGACGTGCGGATATTGCCGTTCATTCAATGAAAGACGTCCCCGTAGAATTTCCTGAAGGGCTAGGGTTAGTGACTATCTGTGAACGCGAAGATCCCCGCGATGCATTTGTGTCTAATCAGTACGACAATATTGACGCGTTACCCAAAGGCAGCATCGTTGGCACATCAAGTTTGCGCCGCCAGTGCCAGCTCAGAGAGCTTCGCCCTGATCTCATTATTCGTGATCTACGTGGTAATGTGGGGACTCGCTTATCAAAACTCGATAACGGCGAATACGATGCGATCATCCTCGCTGTTGCGGGTTTAAAACGTTTAGGGCTGGAAGAGCGTATCCGCACTCCGCTTGAGCCGGAGCAATGCTTACCGGCTGTTGGACAAGGCGCTGTCGGTATTGAATGCCGATTAGATGATACTGTTACTCGTGAGTTACTGACCGCACTGAATGATGATGTTACTTCAATTTGTGTGCTTGCAGAGCGTGCAATGAATATGCGTTTAGAAGGCGGATGCCAAGTGCCTATCGGCAGCTATGCAATTTGGCAAAATAATAAAATTTGGTTACGCGCCCTCGTTGGTGCGCCAGACGGTAGTGTGATTATTCGCGGTGAACGCCTTATCGCACCACAAGAGGCTAGCCAAGCGGGTATTTCACTCGCTGAGGAGTTACTCGCACAAGGCGCGAGAGAAATTTTAGCTGAAGTCTATAAAGGAAACCCACCTGCATGA
- a CDS encoding amino acid permease: MGNPQQGLQRGLEARHIELIALGGTIGVGLFMGSASTLKWAGPSVLLAYIIAGIFVFFIMRSMGEMLFLEPVTGSFASFGYKYLSPFWGCLTAWGYWFMWVAVGISEITAIGVYAEYWFPDVPQWVFAIIAVLLVALANLAAVRLYGELEFWFAMIKVTTIVVMILIGLGLIFFGLGNHFEPIGLANLTEHGGFFAGGWKGFLFALCIVVASYQGVELVGITAGEAKNPQVTLKKAINNILWRILIFYVGAIFIVVTLFPWTEVGQQGSPFVLTFAKVGIVSAAAVINFVVLTAALSGCNSGMYSGGRMLYALAQNKQLPSGLLKLTKNGVPARCVGFTILCLVAGSSLNYIIPNPEKVFVYVYSASVLPGMVPWLVLLTSQIRFRQQNKEKLVGHPFKSILFPWINYATLLFLACVLVGMAINPDTRMSLIVGALFLGAVSLLYFLIQGVNRGIKNA; the protein is encoded by the coding sequence ATGGGGAATCCACAGCAGGGACTTCAGCGTGGGCTTGAAGCACGGCATATTGAGCTTATTGCGCTTGGTGGAACAATTGGTGTTGGTTTATTTATGGGATCAGCCAGTACGCTGAAATGGGCAGGGCCATCGGTACTTTTGGCCTATATCATTGCGGGTATTTTTGTTTTCTTCATTATGCGCTCCATGGGGGAAATGCTGTTTCTTGAGCCTGTAACGGGCTCGTTTGCTTCTTTTGGCTATAAGTATCTGAGCCCATTTTGGGGCTGCCTTACCGCATGGGGATATTGGTTTATGTGGGTGGCGGTCGGTATTTCGGAGATCACTGCAATTGGCGTCTATGCGGAGTATTGGTTCCCTGATGTGCCTCAGTGGGTATTTGCCATTATCGCAGTACTATTAGTCGCACTGGCAAACCTTGCCGCAGTACGCTTGTATGGTGAATTAGAGTTTTGGTTCGCTATGATCAAAGTGACAACCATCGTGGTTATGATCCTGATTGGTTTAGGGCTAATCTTTTTCGGTCTTGGTAATCACTTTGAGCCAATAGGGCTCGCGAATCTGACAGAACATGGTGGATTTTTTGCGGGGGGCTGGAAAGGCTTCTTATTTGCGCTGTGTATTGTTGTCGCTTCCTATCAAGGCGTTGAGTTAGTTGGGATCACCGCAGGTGAAGCGAAAAATCCGCAAGTGACATTGAAAAAGGCCATTAATAATATTTTATGGCGTATTTTGATTTTCTATGTGGGCGCGATTTTTATTGTTGTCACTTTATTTCCTTGGACAGAGGTAGGGCAGCAAGGTAGCCCGTTTGTATTAACCTTTGCGAAAGTGGGTATTGTTTCTGCAGCAGCAGTGATCAACTTTGTCGTGCTCACTGCGGCACTATCTGGATGTAATAGTGGCATGTACAGTGGCGGTCGCATGCTGTACGCATTAGCACAAAATAAGCAGTTGCCGAGCGGGTTATTAAAGCTCACTAAAAATGGTGTTCCTGCACGTTGTGTTGGTTTTACTATACTGTGTCTCGTTGCAGGCTCGAGCTTGAATTACATTATCCCGAATCCAGAAAAAGTCTTTGTGTATGTGTACAGCGCAAGTGTTTTGCCTGGGATGGTGCCTTGGTTAGTGTTACTGACTAGCCAAATTCGTTTTCGCCAACAAAATAAAGAAAAATTAGTTGGTCACCCATTTAAATCAATTTTATTTCCGTGGATCAATTACGCCACATTGTTATTCTTAGCCTGTGTATTAGTGGGAATGGCGATAAATCCCGATACACGGATGTCATTAATTGTTGGCGCTCTCTTTTTAGGTGCGGTTTCTCTGCTTTATTTTCTGATTCAGGGGGTAAATCGGGGGATTAAAAATGCATAG
- a CDS encoding lipoprotein, translated as MKKSLIGLSALVVLFTLSGCGLKGPLYFPPEENATSEQVSDVQPTAPSSSEKEPAQATNNQ; from the coding sequence ATGAAAAAAAGTTTAATTGGGCTTAGCGCACTTGTTGTTTTATTTACCCTTTCTGGCTGTGGCTTAAAAGGTCCTCTTTATTTTCCACCAGAAGAAAATGCAACATCTGAGCAAGTATCTGATGTGCAACCTACTGCGCCAAGCAGCTCGGAAAAAGAGCCTGCTCAAGCAACGAATAATCAGTAA
- a CDS encoding DUF484 domain-containing protein, with protein MDKTEKAPEAIHQMDENDVLKYLKENPYFFLRHPTLVEQINVPHVVNGAISLPELVMNRQRIKIKELEQDIRFMVEQAHENVELFDELLLLVIEMSSSKSLQEMLQALNRWAKKLGLSGASVRLFSDSWRLSAPLDAHQLVISRRVFEPVRIQRFGERRNYLGRLNGPEIQLLLPEALNVGSVAISLFGNHGESGMVIFTSRDREHYQHGMGTVMLEKVTQILPRLLCQWIERL; from the coding sequence ATGGATAAAACTGAAAAAGCACCCGAAGCGATCCATCAAATGGATGAAAATGACGTGCTGAAATACCTGAAGGAAAATCCTTATTTTTTTCTGCGCCATCCAACACTTGTTGAGCAAATAAACGTTCCCCACGTGGTGAACGGGGCGATTTCGTTGCCTGAATTGGTGATGAATCGCCAACGGATAAAGATAAAAGAGCTTGAGCAAGATATCCGTTTTATGGTTGAGCAAGCACATGAGAATGTGGAGCTTTTTGATGAGTTATTACTGTTGGTGATTGAAATGTCATCATCAAAAAGCTTACAAGAAATGCTGCAAGCTCTGAATCGTTGGGCGAAAAAACTTGGCTTATCTGGTGCATCAGTGCGTCTATTTAGTGATAGCTGGCGTTTGTCTGCTCCCCTTGATGCACATCAATTAGTGATTTCTCGCCGTGTATTTGAACCCGTAAGAATTCAACGATTTGGGGAAAGGCGCAATTATCTAGGTCGCTTGAATGGCCCTGAAATTCAGCTACTGTTGCCAGAGGCATTGAATGTTGGCTCTGTCGCAATTTCATTATTTGGCAATCATGGTGAATCCGGTATGGTGATTTTTACCAGCCGAGACCGCGAACATTACCAACATGGAATGGGCACGGTAATGCTAGAAAAAGTCACGCAAATTCTTCCGAGGTTGTTATGCCAATGGATAGAACGCCTGTAG
- a CDS encoding class I adenylate cyclase, with amino-acid sequence MYLYIETLKQRLDAINQLRLERATASMSETFSQVYSLLPVLFHYHHPMMPGFIEGRVPHGVCFFSPDTEQTKWLEQFERFLPIDSSANGELPIAGIYSMGSTSSVGQSHCSDIDVWVCHPSWLDQEEKRLLQKKCTLIEQWAASLGIDVTIFLIDENRFRHHASGHIGGENCGSTQHILLLDEFYRTAVRMAGKRLLWTMVPVEEEQHYDEYVMGLYAQGVLTPNEWLDLGGLGELSAAEYFGASLWQLYKSVDSPYKAVLKSILLESYSWDYPHGKLLAMEFKRHLHAGEIVSYGLDSYCLMLDRVTRYLTEINDSTRLDLIRRCFYLKVCEKLSEEDGNACSGWRRDVLSQLVESWGWSAERLALLDSRNQWKIERVRQAHNELLDTMMQSYRNLIRFARRNNLSVSASPQDIGVLTRKLYAAFEALPGKVTLVNPQISPDLSESHLTFIYVPAGRANRSGWYLYNQAPNIDAIIGHQPLEYNRYLNKLVAWAYFNGLLTENTQVYMHNGQSQCDERKLLELMHDVSSHFPIRLPAPTPKALYSPCEIRHLAIIVNLEKDPTEVYSEQVVHVDFRKLDIFSFGESQQCLIGSIDLLYRNSWNEVRTLHFSGEQCMLEALKTILGKMHQDAAPPEAVEVFCYSEHLRGLIRTRVQQLVSECIELRLSSNRNDPGRFKALRMAGQTWGLFFERLNVSVQKLENAVEFYGAISHNKLHGWPVKLQAKSDNHLPAVVDGYASEGIVQFFFENTPDNTGFNIYVLDEANRVEIYSHCEGSKEDLVRDVSRFYSSSHDRFTYGANFINFNLPQFYQIINQDGKNQVVAFSGATWSFDTEDENDQIGHDMCPTSLGQQRAHYY; translated from the coding sequence TTGTATCTCTATATTGAAACCTTAAAGCAAAGACTTGATGCGATAAACCAATTACGGTTAGAGCGTGCGACGGCGTCTATGAGCGAAACCTTTTCACAGGTTTATAGCTTATTGCCAGTCTTGTTTCATTATCATCACCCGATGATGCCTGGTTTTATCGAAGGTAGAGTTCCCCATGGCGTGTGTTTTTTCTCACCAGATACTGAACAAACGAAATGGCTAGAGCAATTCGAACGCTTTTTACCCATTGATTCGAGTGCAAATGGTGAGTTACCTATCGCGGGCATTTACTCAATGGGCAGTACTTCTTCCGTGGGGCAAAGCCACTGTTCGGATATTGATGTATGGGTTTGTCATCCGTCATGGCTCGATCAAGAAGAAAAACGTCTTTTGCAAAAAAAATGTACCTTAATTGAGCAGTGGGCGGCTTCTTTAGGCATTGATGTCACCATTTTTTTAATCGATGAAAACCGTTTTCGTCACCATGCTAGTGGACATATCGGTGGGGAAAATTGCGGCTCAACGCAGCATATCCTGTTATTAGATGAATTTTATCGCACCGCAGTGCGCATGGCAGGAAAACGTTTGCTGTGGACGATGGTACCTGTTGAAGAAGAACAGCATTACGATGAATACGTTATGGGGTTATATGCACAGGGTGTATTAACGCCAAATGAGTGGTTAGATTTAGGTGGATTAGGGGAGCTATCAGCGGCCGAGTATTTTGGTGCGAGTTTGTGGCAGCTATATAAAAGTGTTGATTCACCGTACAAAGCGGTACTAAAAAGTATTTTACTTGAGTCTTATTCTTGGGACTATCCTCACGGTAAGCTGCTAGCAATGGAGTTTAAACGCCATTTACATGCAGGTGAAATCGTGAGTTATGGGTTGGATTCGTACTGTTTGATGTTAGACCGCGTTACGCGCTATCTTACTGAAATCAATGATTCTACCCGCCTTGACCTGATCCGCCGCTGTTTCTACCTTAAAGTCTGTGAAAAATTGTCAGAAGAAGATGGCAATGCGTGTTCTGGTTGGCGTCGCGATGTTTTATCTCAACTTGTTGAGTCGTGGGGCTGGAGTGCGGAACGTCTAGCATTACTTGATTCGCGCAATCAATGGAAAATTGAGCGTGTTCGTCAAGCGCACAATGAATTACTTGATACAATGATGCAAAGCTACCGAAACCTCATTCGTTTTGCGCGTCGAAATAATTTAAGTGTTAGTGCAAGCCCACAAGATATTGGGGTATTAACACGTAAGTTATACGCGGCTTTTGAAGCCTTACCGGGTAAAGTGACATTGGTGAATCCACAGATTTCACCGGATTTAAGCGAATCCCACTTAACCTTTATCTATGTACCTGCTGGGCGAGCGAATCGCAGTGGTTGGTATCTATATAACCAAGCCCCCAATATTGATGCGATCATTGGTCATCAGCCGTTAGAATATAACCGCTATTTGAATAAATTAGTTGCATGGGCGTATTTTAACGGGTTGCTTACCGAAAATACGCAAGTGTATATGCACAATGGGCAATCTCAGTGTGATGAACGAAAACTGCTTGAGTTGATGCATGACGTCTCTAGCCACTTCCCGATCCGCTTGCCTGCACCCACACCAAAAGCGCTATACAGCCCATGTGAAATTCGCCACCTCGCCATTATCGTTAATTTAGAAAAAGACCCAACTGAGGTTTATTCTGAGCAAGTGGTGCATGTGGATTTCAGAAAGCTTGATATTTTCAGCTTTGGCGAATCACAACAATGCCTTATCGGCAGTATTGACTTGCTATATCGCAATTCATGGAATGAGGTGAGAACCCTGCATTTCAGTGGTGAGCAATGTATGTTAGAAGCGCTAAAAACCATTTTAGGCAAGATGCACCAAGATGCCGCACCGCCTGAAGCGGTTGAAGTATTTTGTTATAGTGAACACTTACGTGGCCTGATCCGTACCCGCGTGCAGCAGTTAGTTTCTGAATGTATTGAGTTACGTTTATCCAGTAACCGTAATGACCCAGGGCGTTTTAAAGCGCTGCGAATGGCAGGGCAAACGTGGGGGTTGTTCTTTGAGCGCCTAAACGTTTCAGTACAGAAACTTGAAAATGCCGTTGAATTCTATGGCGCAATTTCTCATAACAAATTGCATGGTTGGCCAGTGAAGCTGCAAGCAAAAAGTGATAATCACTTGCCAGCAGTCGTTGATGGTTATGCCAGTGAAGGGATTGTGCAATTTTTCTTTGAAAATACCCCAGATAATACAGGGTTTAATATCTACGTCTTAGATGAAGCAAACCGTGTTGAAATCTATTCCCACTGCGAAGGGTCAAAAGAAGATTTAGTGCGTGATGTGAGTAGGTTCTACTCTTCTTCCCACGACCGTTTTACGTACGGCGCTAATTTTATTAATTTTAATCTGCCGCAGTTTTACCAAATTATAAATCAAGATGGTAAAAACCAAGTGGTCGCTTTTTCTGGCGCAACGTGGTCGTTTGATACAGAAGACGAAAACGATCAAATTGGTCATGATATGTGCCCAACATCACTCGGGCAGCAACGAGCACACTATTACTAG
- a CDS encoding uroporphyrinogen-III synthase: MRVLVTRPEPSGSELITAITSIGGQAYASPLISIGPGAELNTLAARLDALERNDLVFLLSKNAVEYANLTLEQMGRSWSDKLSYYGIGRSTGQYFQQITGKIARWAEQGETSEVLLTLPELQFLEGKRCLLLRGNGGRELLASTLRLRGAHVDYCECYARRPVNYDKKQFNQKWVQTDITDVVITSGQMLALLEELITDEYRVWWFSRRLLVVSERIADLARQSGWQKVCVANSADNNALVEALISTDMGC; this comes from the coding sequence ATGAGAGTCCTTGTCACACGCCCTGAGCCCTCAGGTTCAGAGCTGATAACGGCAATTACCTCAATAGGTGGACAAGCTTACGCTTCTCCTTTAATCAGTATTGGGCCGGGTGCCGAGCTCAATACCTTAGCGGCTCGGCTAGATGCCTTAGAAAGGAACGATTTGGTCTTTCTTTTGTCGAAAAATGCAGTTGAGTACGCAAATTTAACGCTTGAACAAATGGGCCGTAGCTGGTCTGATAAGCTATCTTACTACGGGATTGGCCGCTCTACTGGTCAATATTTTCAGCAGATAACGGGCAAAATAGCACGTTGGGCTGAACAAGGAGAAACCAGTGAAGTGCTTCTGACCCTTCCTGAGCTCCAATTCTTAGAGGGCAAACGCTGCCTTTTATTGAGAGGGAATGGTGGGCGAGAACTTCTCGCATCCACATTACGCTTACGTGGTGCCCACGTTGATTATTGCGAATGTTATGCAAGGCGACCGGTGAACTACGACAAAAAGCAATTTAATCAGAAATGGGTGCAAACCGATATTACTGATGTCGTGATCACCAGTGGCCAAATGTTAGCCTTACTTGAAGAATTAATCACCGATGAGTATCGGGTATGGTGGTTTTCCCGCCGCCTGCTTGTTGTCAGTGAACGGATTGCAGATCTTGCTCGCCAAAGTGGCTGGCAGAAGGTCTGTGTAGCGAATAGCGCAGATAATAATGCTTTAGTTGAAGCATTAATCTCAACCGACATGGGATGCTAA
- the hemX gene encoding uroporphyrinogen-III C-methyltransferase codes for MTEHDKTTETVTPETDEKSTDRRGSKPSSEQKRSGLVGGIIAIAVIIAIGGGLYYFTQQSNAKLVNENNELKQQLSDLIEQQNSDRQRIDALIAANKDIKSHSVEYEDRLNRRMQELQAHVTALSSADVKSWLIAQADFMVKMAGRKLWNDHDPITAAVLLKSADSSLAEMNDPSLFDIRKSINNDMAKLAAINQIDYDGIILRLNQLSNEVDNLRLADLNSGDATDDSNNDVSDDISDWKQNLLRSWKSFTNDFITVRARDGSEAPLLAPNQDIYLRENIRSQLLIAAQAVPRYQEETYKQSLEQASTWVRAYFDTEAPATKAFLSTIDELINQPIDIEMPDALESQEKLEKLMQTRVRSMLSQSETNNATDGAVDAAVEATKAAEDAVPAADAQTSDTEHPFGSAEPAGNRG; via the coding sequence ATGACGGAACACGATAAAACAACCGAGACGGTGACCCCAGAAACAGACGAAAAATCAACTGATCGCCGTGGTTCCAAACCTTCTTCGGAACAAAAACGTTCTGGTCTCGTAGGCGGAATTATTGCTATTGCGGTTATCATCGCCATTGGGGGTGGCCTCTATTATTTCACCCAACAAAGCAATGCTAAATTAGTTAATGAAAACAATGAACTAAAACAGCAGCTCAGTGATTTAATCGAACAACAAAACTCAGATAGGCAGCGCATTGATGCCCTGATTGCCGCGAATAAAGACATCAAAAGCCATTCAGTGGAGTATGAAGATAGATTAAACCGCCGTATGCAAGAGCTGCAAGCCCATGTCACTGCGCTGTCGAGTGCAGATGTCAAAAGCTGGCTAATCGCTCAAGCCGATTTCATGGTAAAAATGGCTGGCCGCAAATTGTGGAATGACCATGATCCCATTACTGCGGCTGTTTTGCTAAAAAGCGCAGACTCTAGCTTAGCCGAGATGAACGACCCGAGCCTATTTGATATTCGTAAATCTATCAATAATGACATGGCAAAATTGGCGGCGATTAACCAAATTGACTATGACGGTATTATTTTACGGTTAAATCAGCTCAGTAATGAGGTCGATAACTTACGCCTCGCCGATTTAAACAGCGGTGATGCTACCGATGACAGCAATAATGATGTGAGTGACGATATTTCCGATTGGAAACAAAACCTGTTACGCAGTTGGAAGAGTTTTACCAACGACTTTATTACCGTCCGAGCACGTGATGGTTCTGAAGCACCACTGTTAGCACCAAATCAAGATATTTATCTGCGCGAAAATATCCGTTCACAGCTTTTAATCGCAGCTCAAGCGGTTCCTCGTTATCAAGAAGAAACCTATAAGCAGTCATTAGAGCAAGCTTCTACATGGGTAAGAGCCTATTTTGATACGGAAGCACCTGCCACCAAAGCCTTTCTATCAACCATTGATGAGCTCATCAATCAACCGATTGATATAGAAATGCCAGATGCGCTTGAAAGCCAAGAAAAACTGGAAAAGTTAATGCAAACTCGCGTTCGCAGCATGCTGTCACAATCCGAAACGAACAACGCCACTGATGGTGCAGTGGATGCCGCCGTTGAAGCGACAAAAGCTGCCGAGGATGCCGTTCCTGCCGCTGATGCGCAAACTTCGGATACAGAGCACCCTTTTGGATCCGCTGAGCCTGCTGGCAATAGGGGGTAA